Proteins from a single region of Roseateles sp. XES5:
- a CDS encoding GntR family transcriptional regulator: protein MRAASSQAVLASLRDQIARLDDGARLPTVRDLMRSHQVSQATVQEALTRLREEGLLTSQVGRGTYVVKDGDASAGSGTGPARHLDSLLILSNASLNERCVLVQNHIVEHLSRTGSKVVQISYHNTGHLLDILTSVPDFDAAILQSHYENIPIRLLNLLQGKTRALVVDGNSVAGVDIDRIGTDWEEALDLALEHLSELGHQSIALVSLDSMAQPILSVRRAFDRIGRRRKTGWEHTESIVLGGVLHPTQRVGEALKAALGALIDRDGRLPFTAMATLGISDSLGVRQCLTDLGISCPQDLSLVVLGHHDVPTEHFGFMSMAGSSYLAAARSLIEVIYRRIEAPREAPQIVYLDCIAEFRDSTGAPSR, encoded by the coding sequence TTGCGCGCTGCATCTTCACAGGCGGTCCTTGCCTCGCTGCGGGACCAGATTGCGCGGCTCGACGATGGCGCCCGCCTGCCGACGGTGCGCGACCTGATGCGCAGCCACCAGGTCAGCCAGGCCACCGTGCAGGAGGCGCTGACGCGCCTGCGCGAGGAAGGCCTGCTGACGTCGCAGGTCGGCCGCGGCACCTATGTCGTCAAGGACGGCGATGCGTCCGCCGGAAGCGGCACCGGCCCCGCCAGGCACCTCGACAGCCTGCTGATCCTGTCGAATGCCAGCCTCAACGAGCGCTGCGTGCTGGTGCAGAACCACATCGTCGAGCACCTGTCGCGCACCGGCAGCAAGGTCGTCCAGATTTCCTATCACAATACCGGTCACCTGCTGGATATCCTGACGTCGGTTCCGGATTTCGACGCCGCGATCCTCCAGTCCCACTACGAGAACATCCCGATCCGGCTGCTCAACCTTCTCCAGGGCAAGACGCGCGCCCTCGTCGTCGACGGGAATTCCGTCGCGGGCGTCGACATCGACCGGATCGGCACCGACTGGGAAGAAGCGCTGGATCTGGCGCTGGAGCACCTCTCCGAGCTGGGGCACCAATCCATCGCGCTGGTTTCGCTGGATTCGATGGCCCAGCCGATCCTTTCCGTGCGACGCGCCTTCGACCGGATCGGCCGGCGCCGCAAGACCGGATGGGAACACACGGAAAGCATCGTACTCGGCGGCGTCCTGCACCCGACCCAGCGTGTCGGCGAGGCACTGAAGGCGGCGCTCGGCGCGCTGATCGACCGGGACGGCCGCCTTCCCTTCACGGCAATGGCAACGCTCGGCATTTCCGATTCCCTCGGCGTCCGGCAATGCCTCACCGACCTGGGCATTTCCTGCCCGCAGGACCTCAGCCTCGTCGTGCTCGGCCACCACGACGTTCCGACCGAGCATTTCGGCTTCATGAGCATGGCCGGAAGCTCCTATCTCGCCGCCGCCAGGAGCCTCATCGAGGTCATCTACCGGCGCATCGAGGCGCCCCGCGAGGCGCCGCAGATCGTCTATCTCGACTGCATCGCCGAGTTCCGCGACAGCACCGGCGCACCCTCCCGCTGA
- a CDS encoding extracellular solute-binding protein encodes MTFKTSIPRRTILKGMGLAAGASLVPGAFRPLHAASVAPITIVINQSPWFESFRKTVEAYEAETGNTVELDVNPFAGSLEKQRNSVRASEGQYDILIMNSGWFAEMYAGGFVEAITDIDPGFQLDPDVYTLGDTVYYDAASKTMTKAGKLMSMPVSPLIPMLYYRGDLYQEAGLSAPKTFAELEANARKFHNPPGMYGIVQRGARGPHTVAYDFYPYLYGFGGGIFKDQSAGDYSVTLNSDHGREALDYYVRLAKEAGHPKTAAADQAEVLQAMLTGHSAHIMMVIAAWSQMDDPNKSAIVDKVEWAPTPSVEGFPTSPGLGHWLAGISRNVPDDRKRAAVEFLRWFQTKAAQLETAKAGGIPVNAAVYKEPIAEERRYRWMKPLADALPHAVNIYQFPEASEVISVLELGLNRAVAGEITTVDALNGMSDEIEKIMAGHSYKTGKLDPLK; translated from the coding sequence ATGACCTTCAAGACCAGCATTCCGAGACGCACGATCCTCAAGGGCATGGGACTGGCCGCCGGCGCCAGCCTCGTGCCGGGCGCCTTCCGGCCGCTCCATGCCGCCAGCGTCGCGCCGATCACCATCGTGATCAACCAGTCGCCCTGGTTCGAAAGCTTCCGCAAGACGGTGGAGGCCTATGAGGCGGAAACCGGCAACACGGTGGAGCTCGACGTCAACCCCTTCGCCGGCTCCCTCGAAAAGCAGCGCAATTCCGTGCGGGCGAGCGAGGGCCAGTACGACATCCTGATCATGAATTCCGGCTGGTTCGCCGAAATGTATGCCGGCGGCTTCGTCGAGGCGATCACCGACATCGACCCCGGCTTCCAGCTCGACCCGGACGTCTACACGCTCGGCGACACGGTCTATTATGACGCCGCCAGCAAGACGATGACCAAGGCCGGCAAGCTGATGTCGATGCCGGTCTCGCCGCTGATCCCGATGCTCTACTATCGCGGCGATCTCTATCAGGAAGCCGGCCTTTCGGCGCCGAAGACCTTCGCCGAACTGGAAGCCAATGCCAGGAAGTTCCACAATCCGCCGGGCATGTACGGCATCGTGCAGCGCGGCGCGCGCGGGCCGCATACCGTCGCCTACGACTTCTATCCCTATCTCTACGGTTTCGGCGGCGGCATCTTCAAGGACCAGTCGGCGGGCGACTATTCCGTCACGCTGAATTCCGACCACGGCCGCGAAGCGCTCGACTACTATGTGCGCCTCGCCAAGGAAGCCGGTCATCCGAAGACGGCGGCCGCCGACCAGGCCGAAGTCCTCCAGGCCATGCTCACCGGCCATTCGGCGCATATCATGATGGTCATCGCCGCCTGGTCGCAGATGGACGATCCGAACAAGTCGGCCATCGTCGACAAGGTGGAATGGGCGCCGACGCCGTCCGTGGAAGGGTTCCCCACCTCGCCCGGCCTCGGCCACTGGCTGGCCGGCATTTCCAGGAACGTTCCCGACGACCGCAAGCGCGCCGCCGTGGAGTTCCTGCGCTGGTTCCAGACGAAGGCCGCGCAGCTCGAGACGGCCAAGGCCGGCGGCATTCCCGTCAACGCGGCGGTCTACAAGGAGCCGATTGCCGAGGAGCGCCGCTATCGCTGGATGAAGCCGCTCGCCGACGCCCTGCCGCATGCCGTCAACATCTACCAGTTCCCGGAGGCAAGCGAGGTCATCTCGGTGCTGGAACTCGGCCTCAACCGGGCCGTCGCCGGCGAGATCACGACCGTCGACGCGCTGAACGGAATGTCCGACGAGATCGAGAAGATCATGGCCGGCCATTCCTACAAGACCGGCAAGCTCGATCCGCTGAAGTAA
- a CDS encoding carbohydrate ABC transporter permease has protein sequence MAAAQTQISSSPRRPAKVSEDRGQRLWRWLTFGPALAMMLALSVLPIANLFLTSFQTITWADGQPVRTWVGLTHYQALFSDSLFGAGISNTLIFAFGAVAGQMVLGFAMALLCTKIVRGRVLYRAIFILPILIPGIVIGAIWKLMLNFDFGLANKALSLVGILPHDWLGSPETALLSVIAVDIWHWTPFCFLLFLAGLESLPQDVFEAARMDGAGAWQELIHVTLPLMIPTIVVTFAFRLVLAFKVFDEVYLLTSGGPGTSTEVISFTLYQRFFTEDKAGYGSAMSVAIIFLVSLLLVVALSARRRTGAST, from the coding sequence ATGGCCGCCGCGCAAACACAGATATCCTCGTCCCCGCGGCGGCCGGCAAAGGTCTCCGAAGACCGCGGCCAGCGTCTCTGGCGCTGGCTGACCTTCGGTCCGGCCCTCGCCATGATGCTCGCCCTCAGCGTCCTGCCCATCGCGAACCTGTTTCTCACCAGCTTCCAGACCATCACCTGGGCGGATGGGCAGCCGGTTCGCACCTGGGTGGGCCTCACCCATTACCAGGCGCTGTTCTCCGACAGCCTGTTCGGCGCCGGCATCTCCAACACGCTGATCTTCGCCTTCGGCGCCGTCGCCGGCCAGATGGTCCTCGGCTTCGCCATGGCGCTGCTCTGCACCAAGATCGTGCGCGGCCGCGTGCTCTATCGGGCGATCTTCATCCTGCCCATCCTCATCCCGGGCATCGTCATCGGCGCCATCTGGAAGCTGATGCTCAATTTCGATTTCGGCCTCGCCAACAAGGCCCTCTCCCTTGTCGGCATCCTGCCGCACGACTGGCTGGGCAGTCCCGAAACCGCCCTCCTCTCGGTCATCGCCGTCGATATCTGGCACTGGACGCCGTTCTGTTTCCTGCTGTTTCTGGCCGGGCTCGAATCCCTGCCGCAGGATGTCTTCGAGGCCGCCAGGATGGACGGCGCGGGCGCCTGGCAGGAACTGATCCATGTCACGCTGCCGCTGATGATCCCGACGATCGTCGTCACCTTCGCCTTCCGCCTCGTGCTCGCCTTCAAGGTCTTCGACGAGGTCTATCTCCTGACCAGCGGCGGCCCCGGCACGTCGACCGAGGTGATCAGCTTCACCCTCTACCAGCGCTTCTTCACCGAGGACAAGGCCGGCTACGGCTCGGCGATGTCGGTCGCCATCATCTTCCTCGTCTCCCTCCTTCTCGTCGTCGCCCTTTCAGCACGCCGCCGCACGGGAGCAAGCACATGA